A genome region from Procambarus clarkii isolate CNS0578487 chromosome 78, FALCON_Pclarkii_2.0, whole genome shotgun sequence includes the following:
- the LOC123746075 gene encoding uncharacterized protein: protein MAGQREWNALLLGLVEVTQGLGTLNREQRVDVARQCHDVVCGVGEASSVNLRLLATGTLAVVVHLEEGTVQVINDDDLVCSHKMKAVSVMAAIRKTSGHVVYIGWCQEKAQRLAVVLDMWSEQEADSLIQGYKAARQATLPSLILSGSPVAQAPSPGGDPDRRTRPLRSSIYSENTVPLPQAGLTLTSPPLPPRKPPINPPYNENVATPPLPPRPPAQSKPSLETKPSYEAKPSLEIKPPPQNVIRDKFDNTAKLMKGKFKQFVGAGKGAASHYVNNITSVDEEKSIYNVTSPMVSSAPVAFSPGGSGGFSAPPRERKSSEPPEEKKIYNVTSPVHAASFPGSSGAPRAPPRERKSSEPPLTPRLVPSDSDFQWPSDDEDDFNYENDETYYSFLGISVKETERIYMKSQMVELIESEATDSTLEEHISYFLQNEYDYLSCLERLKQARKMLNPELQNLLRVTEALATTHNDMYIDLHEGYTSCSKIANAFIERKDKLDHYIYYLMNAPKINTYIKNMPEENTLLLPTLQEDLRTSWKRLHFYFMSLEKILGSAPQGDKAALKVVVEMLRDMNLQADSCILLDGVKECPFELLLYCPLILHNAFKIKGPLTIRTRPNYRVLLFAEIIVVTVPKNDQYEYQEHIPMNQVKFIAASYFTNTDFDLEIMSGGQKRNKRYTFRAPSPEARDVWVEAITRLLHANAEKIKNLVTKRYGSADKNE from the exons ATGGCGGGTCAGCGAGAGTGGAACGCCCTCTTGCTAGGCCTGGTGGAGGTGACCCAGGGCCTGGGTACCCTCAACAGGGAGCAGAGAGTCGACGTGGCCCGCCAGTGTCATGATGTCGTGTGTGGTGTGGGCGAGGCTTCCTCGGTGAACCTGCGGCTCCTTGCGACTGGTACTCTGGCAGTGGTGGTACACCTGGAGGAAGGTACCGTCCAGGTGATCAACGACGACGACCTG GTATGTTCCCACAAGATGAAGGCAGTGAGCGTGATGGCGGCCATACGCAAGACTTCAGGCCATGTAGTCTATATTGGCTGGTGTCAGGAGAAGGCCCAGCGACTGGCTGTGGTGTTGGACATGTGGTCTGAGCAGGAGGCAGACTCGCTCATTCAGGGATACAAGGCCGCCAGACAGGCGACACTTCCAAG TTTGATACTTTCAGGGTCTCCGGTAGCTCAGGCACCGTCCCCTGGCGGCGACCCTGACAGACGGACACGTCCTCTTCGCTCGTCGATATATTCAGAAAACACAGTTCCTTTGCCTCAAGCCGGCCTGACCTTAACATCACCGCCGTTGCCTCCTCGTAAGCCTCCCATCAACCCTCCATATAATGAGAATGTagccaccccaccactaccacctagaCCTCCTGCTCAGTCCAAGCCTTCCTTGGAGACCAAGCCGTCTTACGAAGCCAAGCCATCCCTGGAGATCAAACCGCCACCGCAGAACGTCATTAGAGATAAATTTGATAATACTGCAAAGCTAATGAAGGGAAAGTTCAAACAGTTTGTCGGTGCAGGTAAAGGCGCCGCTTCACATTACGTGAATAACATTACCAGCGTCGATGAAGAGAAGAGCATTTATAACGTGACTTCTCCAATGGTGTCTTCAGCGCCGGTAGCTTTTTCCCCCGGGGGCTCAGGAGGATTCAGTGCTCCTCCACGAGAGCGGAAGTCAAGTGAGCCGCCTGAAGAGAAGAAAATTTATAACGTGACTTCTCCAGTGCATGCAGCGTCTTTTCCCGGGAGCTCAGGAGCACCCAGAGCCCCTCCACGAGAGCGCAAGTCAAGTGAGCCGCCTCTCACGCCTCGCTTAGTGCCTTCCGACAGTGACTTTCAATGGCCTTCTGACGATGAAGACGATTTCAACTACGAGAACGACGAAACGTACTACTCGTTTTTAGGGATTAGCGTAAAGGAAACTGAAAGAATCTACATGAAATCTCAAATGGTAGAGTTGATAGAGTCAGAAGCAACTGATTCGACGCTAGAAGAACATATTTCATATTTTCTACAAAATGAATACGATTACCTGAGTTGCCTCGAAAGACTAAAACAAGCAAGAAAAATGCTAAATCCTGAGCTACAGAACCTCCTCAGAGTCACAGAAGCCTTGGCTACCACTCACAATGATATGTACATAGATTTACACGAAGGCTACACATCATGTTCTAAAATAGCTAATGCCTTTATAGAACGAAAAGATAAGCTGGACCATTATATCTATTATTTGATGAATGCCCCCAAGATAAACACCTATATAAAGAATATGCCGGAGGAGAATACACTGCTTCTCCCAACACTACAGGAGGACCTGAGGACCTCTTGGAAGAGGCTCCACTTCTACTTCATGAGTCTGGAGAAGATACTCGGTAGTGCCCCACAGGGAGACAAGGCAGCACTTAAAGTAGTAGTGGAGATGCTCCGAGATATGAACCTTCAAGCAGACTCCTGTATCCTTTTAGATGGTGTCAAAGAATGTCCCTTTGAACTCCTTCTCTATTGCCCTCTGATTCTCCACAATGCCTTCAAAATCAAAGGCCCTCTAACAATCAGGACTAGACCAAACTACCGCGTCCTCTTGTTTGCCGAGATCATCGTGGTGACGGTGCCGAAGAACGACCAATACGAGTATCAAGAACACATACCCATGAACCAGGTCAAGTTCATCGCCGCCAGCTACTTCACCAACACAGATTTTGATCTTGAGATAATGTCTGGAGGGCAAAAGAGGAACAAAAGATACACGTTCCGGGCGCCGAGCCCCGAGGCCAGGGACGTGTGGGTGGAAGCCATCACGCGTCTCCTCCATGCCAACGCAGAGAAAATAAAAAATTTGGTCACAAAACGCTACGGTTCGGCAGATAAGAACGAATGA
- the LOC123746077 gene encoding uncharacterized protein has protein sequence MGDKHKQSSKKMLNMPPIGINFTKNHCELTKQIKNAIRFRNYYVDNPDPDKDFKVEKQLCHLEIPIAGEVSDIVVSRLRKFCSKHYYTMDYFFITTSIPVPKNLDADLKLIRDLYERLDKKPVDVLYLENPVGLEGSDPKGIFQRARENPYTRMEVERDIFMREEYYGSLLITPDILQNLWAVWQWLTDYVIRGKLALNLGLKNFSQPQIEKLLQECECFPRVVQVELNPYCLREELRQMCAQRNIVVCAIHPFGNPLCVPSVYKTALPDNSVVKKVADYFDIDPKILLLTFLFYSKIPFVLDNDRMIGIGWMLQHVPNIKVTEFRMSCLARLGDFNQDVPGRQELSETPSDEAKEKMDPLWPFCFVKSKHRDG, from the exons ATGGGGGATAAACACAAGCAATCTTCGAAGAAGATGCTAAACATGCCCCCAATCGGCATCAACTTCACCAAG AATCATTGCGAACTCACTAAGCAGATAAAGAACGCCATTAGGTTTAGAAATTATTACGTGGATAACCCTGACCCAGACAAAGATTTTAAGGTGGAGAAACAGCTGTGTCACTTGGAGATCCCTATTGCAGGAGAGGTGTCAGACATCGTTGTTAGCCGACTGCGCAAGTTCTGCTCCAAACACTACTATACAATGGACTATTTTTTTATAACTACTTCG atacCGGTGCCAAAAAACTTAGACGCTGATCTGAAGCTTATTCGCGATCTTTACGAGCGCCTTGATAAGAAACCGGTGGATGTTCTTTATCTAGAAAATCCTGTGGGACTTGAAG GTTCGGATcccaaaggaatctttcagagggCTAGAGAGAACCCATACACACGGATGGAAGTCGAGAGGGACATATTTATGCGTGAAGAATATTACGGGTCTTTGCTGATCACTCCTGACATACTCCAGAACTTGTGGGCAGTCTGGCAGTGGTTGACAGACTAC GTCATAAGAGGAAAGCTGGCCCTTAATCTCGGACTCAAGAATTTCTCGCAGCCTCAAATCGAGAAACTCTTGCAAG AGTGTGAGTGTTTCCCGCGGGTGGTGCAGGTGGAGTTGAACCCCTACTGTCTGAGGGAAGAGCTGCGCCAGATGTGTGCCCAGCGGAACATTGTTGTCTGTGCCATCCACCCCTTTGGTAACCCCCTCTGTGTTCCCAG TGTGTACAAGACAGCTCTTCCGGACAACAGTGTGGTGAAGAAGGTGGCAGACTACTTCGACATTGACCCCAAGATATTGCTCCTCACCTTCCTCTTCTACTCCAAGATTCCCTTCGTCCTGGATAACGACAGAATGATCGGGATTGGCTGGATGTTACAG CACGTCCCGAATATTAAGGTGACGGAGTTCCGGATGAGTTGTCTGGCAAGACTCGGTGATTTCAACCAAGATGTGCCGGGAAGACAGGAACTCTCGGAAACACCGTCTGATGAGGCAAA GGAGAAGATGGATCCACTGTGGCCATTCTGCTTTGTGAAGAGCAAGCACCGTGACGGATGA
- the Uch-L5 gene encoding ubiquitin carboxyl-terminal hydrolase isozyme L5 isoform X1 translates to MVVSDAGNWCLIESDPGVFTDLIHKFGVKGVQVEEIWSLDDDSFINLKPVHGLIFLFKWQQEEQPSGTVVQDNRLDKIFFAKQMINNACATQAILSILLNTKHVDLQLGSTLSEFKEFTQTFDAHMKGLALSNSDTIRNVHNSFARQTLFEFDKQQPSEDDDVFHFVGYIPIEGRLYELDGLKDGPIDLGPISPGTDWLTVVQPVIQRRIQKYSEGEIHFNLMALVSDRKMVIERNITQLQREIEESEMDTSIQEEELARLRATLESEENKRARWQVENIRRKHNYLPLIVNMMKILAEEGKLLPIYQNAREKARARHEKSKEKSKEKSSA, encoded by the exons ATGGTGGTGTCTGacgctggcaactggtgcctcaTCGAGAGTGACCCCGGGGTCTTCACCGACctcatacacaagtttg GGGTTAAAGGTGTTCAAGTGGAAGAAATCTGGAGCTTAGATGATGATTCCTTCATAAATCTTAA GCCTGTGCATGGTCTCATTTTCTTGTTCAAATGGCAGCAAGAGGAACAGCCGtctggtacagtggtgcaggatAATCGGCTGGATAAGATATTCTTCGCAAAACAG ATGATAAACAATGCTTGTGCCACCCAAGCAATCCTATCGATATTGCTTAACACAAAACACGTGGACCTACAGCTTGGATCTACTCTTTCTGAGTTTAAGGAGTTTACACAGACATTTGATGCTCACATGAAGGGGTTAGCACTCTCCAATTCAGATACCATTCGCAACGTCCACAACTCATTTGCCAG GCAGACTCTCTTCGAGTTTGACAAGCAACAACCTTCAGAAGATGACGATGTGTTCCACTTTGTGGGTTATATTCCCATCGAAGGCCGTCTGTATGAACTGGATGGCCTCAAGGATGGTCCAATAGATTTGGGACCCATATCTCCTGGTACAGATTGGCTCACAGTCGTACAGCCAGTTATTCAGCGAAGAATTCAAAA ATACAGTGAAGGTGAAATTCACTTTAACCTTATGGCTCTTGTCAGCGATCGTAAAATGGTTATTGAGAGGAATATTACACAGTTGCAGAGAGAAATTGAG GAGAGTGAAATGGACACATCCATTCAAGAGGAGGAATTGGCACGTCTACGAGCAACATTGGAGTCTGAGGAAAACAAGCGAGCTCGTTGGCAAGTTGAGAATATTCGCCGTAAACACAATTACCTTCCACTCATTGTCAACATGATGAAGATTCTGGCAGAGGAAGGAAAGTTATTGCCAATCTATCAGAATGCTCGGGAAAAGGCACGCGCACGCCATGAGAAATCTAAAGAAAAGTCCAAAGAAAAGAGCAGTGCTTGA
- the Uch-L5 gene encoding ubiquitin carboxyl-terminal hydrolase isozyme L5 isoform X2, producing MAALTHSLGVIIWVKGVQVEEIWSLDDDSFINLKPVHGLIFLFKWQQEEQPSGTVVQDNRLDKIFFAKQMINNACATQAILSILLNTKHVDLQLGSTLSEFKEFTQTFDAHMKGLALSNSDTIRNVHNSFARQTLFEFDKQQPSEDDDVFHFVGYIPIEGRLYELDGLKDGPIDLGPISPGTDWLTVVQPVIQRRIQKYSEGEIHFNLMALVSDRKMVIERNITQLQREIEESEMDTSIQEEELARLRATLESEENKRARWQVENIRRKHNYLPLIVNMMKILAEEGKLLPIYQNAREKARARHEKSKEKSKEKSSA from the exons ATGGcggctctcactcactcactggggGTTATAATct GGGTTAAAGGTGTTCAAGTGGAAGAAATCTGGAGCTTAGATGATGATTCCTTCATAAATCTTAA GCCTGTGCATGGTCTCATTTTCTTGTTCAAATGGCAGCAAGAGGAACAGCCGtctggtacagtggtgcaggatAATCGGCTGGATAAGATATTCTTCGCAAAACAG ATGATAAACAATGCTTGTGCCACCCAAGCAATCCTATCGATATTGCTTAACACAAAACACGTGGACCTACAGCTTGGATCTACTCTTTCTGAGTTTAAGGAGTTTACACAGACATTTGATGCTCACATGAAGGGGTTAGCACTCTCCAATTCAGATACCATTCGCAACGTCCACAACTCATTTGCCAG GCAGACTCTCTTCGAGTTTGACAAGCAACAACCTTCAGAAGATGACGATGTGTTCCACTTTGTGGGTTATATTCCCATCGAAGGCCGTCTGTATGAACTGGATGGCCTCAAGGATGGTCCAATAGATTTGGGACCCATATCTCCTGGTACAGATTGGCTCACAGTCGTACAGCCAGTTATTCAGCGAAGAATTCAAAA ATACAGTGAAGGTGAAATTCACTTTAACCTTATGGCTCTTGTCAGCGATCGTAAAATGGTTATTGAGAGGAATATTACACAGTTGCAGAGAGAAATTGAG GAGAGTGAAATGGACACATCCATTCAAGAGGAGGAATTGGCACGTCTACGAGCAACATTGGAGTCTGAGGAAAACAAGCGAGCTCGTTGGCAAGTTGAGAATATTCGCCGTAAACACAATTACCTTCCACTCATTGTCAACATGATGAAGATTCTGGCAGAGGAAGGAAAGTTATTGCCAATCTATCAGAATGCTCGGGAAAAGGCACGCGCACGCCATGAGAAATCTAAAGAAAAGTCCAAAGAAAAGAGCAGTGCTTGA